From the genome of Malus domestica chromosome 04, GDT2T_hap1, one region includes:
- the LOC103400386 gene encoding LOW QUALITY PROTEIN: pentatricopeptide repeat-containing protein At4g31070, mitochondrial (The sequence of the model RefSeq protein was modified relative to this genomic sequence to represent the inferred CDS: substituted 1 base at 1 genomic stop codon), which produces MHHHVTVIRRFPSTPSPADTISALNFKIKDLVSKGLYDQTLHLYQLQLHPHGLHAKTSILPSIIKACSYAMSCHFGLQLHCVALKSGSDSDLVVSNSLISMYAKFTTVEAARQMFDEMPERDTITWNSMINCYLQNGHLEKGLQVLKQMHFYGFVPKAELIAGIMSVCARSGELRRLGREIHGLVVVHGMIKESGFLSTALVDLYMRFRDSSMALHVFYHMEVKNEVSWTALVSGCIANHNYVELALDCFRSMQVEGLKPNRVTVLAILPACAELGLVEHGKEIHAYIFRHGFDSDNHCSAALIHMYCKCGKALRSAKLIFEREAVKDVVIWSSIIGSYSQCGDYTKSLKLFSQMRAEGIEPNSVTVLAIISVCASLSSLILGCGVHGYVLKSGLSFDIFIGNALINMYAKCGCLKDSHQVFKEMPSKDSVSWSALIGSYGLHGDSEKALQLFGEMQERGVEPDAVTFLSVLSACTHAGLVEEGSKIFKRLTEGNKIELSTEHYACFIDLLGRTGKLEDAYELVRSMPMTPSTRIWTSLVTACKIHGKLDKAEFLAHELVTLEPENAAHYTLLSTVHAETGNWLGVEEARRAMRIQGLRKGYGFSRIXPENKKGCAVLLIIDHANAQLSTQGL; this is translated from the exons ATGCATCACCATGTGACTGTGATCAGGCGGTTCCCGTCAACTCCAAGCCCCGCAGACACGATATCAGCCCTTAACTTTAAAATCAAAGACTTGGTTTCCAAGGGATTATATGACCAAACCCTTCATCTATACCAACTACAACTCCATCCCCATGGCCTTCATGCAAAGACCTCCATTCTTCCTTCAATCATTAAAGCTTGCTCCTACGCAATGTCCTGCCACTTCGGCCTTCAACTTCACTGCGTCGCTCTCAAGTCAGGCTCCGACTCAGACCTGGTCGTATCCAATTCTCTCATCTCCATGTACGCCAAATTTACAACTGTTGAAGCAGCACGTCAGatgtttgatgaaatgcctgAACGAGACACCATCACCTGGAATTCCATGATAAATTGCTATTTGCAAAATGGGCATCTTGAAAAAGGTCTGCAAGTGCTTAAGCAAATGCATTTTTATGGTTTTGTACCGAAAGCAGAGTTGATTGCCGGCATCATGTCAGTTTGCGCGAGGTCAGGAGAGTTGAGACGACTGGGCAGAGAGATTCACGGGCTCGTTGTTGTTCATGGAATGATTAAGGAGTCGGGGTTCTTGTCGACGGCTCTGGTTGATTTGTATATGAGGTTTCGCGACTCGTCGATGGCTTTACATGTATTTTATCATATGGAAGTTAAAAATGAAGTTTCTTGGACTGCCTTAGTTTCGGGATGCATTGCTAATCACAATTATGTTGAACT GGCCCTGGATTGCTTCCGGTCAATGCAGGTTGAAGGCCTGAAACCCAACAGGGTGACTGTGCTTGCCATTTTACCAGCTTGTGCCGAGTTGGGACTTGTAGAACATGGGAAAGAGATTCATGCATATATCTTTCGTCATGGGTTCGATTCAGATAATCATTGCTCAGCAGCTCTCATACACATGTATTGCAAATGTGGGAAAGCTTTGCGTTCTGCCAAGTTAATTTTCGAGAGGGAAGCTGTTAAAGATGTTGTGATATGGAGCTCGATTATTGGGAGCTATTCTCAATGCGGGGATTACACGAAATCTCTGAAACTCTTCAGCCAAATGCGAGCTGAAGGAATTGAACCCAACTCTGTAACTGTATTGGCGATCATTTCTGTCTGCGCTTCCCTGTCTTCACTAATCCTTGGCTGTGGAGTCCATGGCTATGTCTTAAAATCTGGGTTAAGTTTTGACATTTTCATTGGGAATGCACTCATCAATATGTATGCAAAGTGTGGTTGTCTCAAGGATTCACATCAGGTTTTCAAGGAGATGCCGAGCAAAGATTCTGTTTCATGGAGCGCACTGATTGGCAGTTATGGCCTTCATGGGGATTCCGAGAAAGCTCTGCAACTCTTTGGTGAGATGCAAGAGAGAGGGGTAGAGCCTGATGCAGTTACTTTCCTCTCTGTTTTATCTGCTTGCACCCATGCCGGCCTAGTGGAAGAAGGAAGTAAGATCTTTAAGCGTCTGACAGAAGGTAATAAAATAGAATTAAGCACGGAGCACTACGCTTGCTTTATCGATCTTCTTGGAAGGACGGGCAAGCTTGAAGATGCTTATGAGCTAGTGAGATCAATGCCCATGACACCAAGTACTAGAATTTGGACTTCTTTGGTTACAGCTTGCAAGATTCATGGAAAATTAGACAAGGCAGAATTTTTAGCACATGAGCTTGTTACCTTGGAGCCTGAGAATGCTGCCCACTATACCTTACTGAGCACGGTTCATGCTGAAACCGGAAACTGGCTTGGCGTGGAAGAGGCAAGGAGAGCCATGAGAATACAAGGATTAAGGAAAGGCTACGGATTCAGCCGAATTTAGCCAGAAAACAAAAAGGGTTGTGCCGTATTACTCATCATCGACCACGCAAACGCTCAATTATCAACTCAAGGGTTGTAG
- the LOC103455581 gene encoding protein DAY-LENGTH-DEPENDENT DELAYED-GREENING 1, chloroplastic isoform X2, with product MLIMSSPAVFCKTFIFVNPKLRLLSRNTFILHRNWSTALVVDTRRWRSAAAGHIPNAGGKRKRKRTWWQTFFFDDDGNWLGLKEDDMLATEEEDLDGSSAAASTEKGEEAEKFEAWKTRAEAIVELREAQQDLTNEENRKWEDWFVDSNSKSTSFWEASVESDPAQERGLLYSLSNFVLGREEDDDEDMLYEDRVFRYASLNSAKFLAVLIIIPWALDFVVHDYVLMPFLDRYVKTVPLAAQLLDVRRNQKLQMIDELKMERARFHLEMEIGKSPPLSDDEVWWELRHKALELRDEWRLENRKAFANIWSDMIFGISLFILLYSNQNKVALVKFTGYKIINNISDTGKAFLIILITDIFLGYHSESGWQTLLEIFVEHYGLEVDQSAVTFFICLIPVIMDACVKLWLFKFLPRLSPKVTNIFREMKRH from the exons ATGTTAATCATGTCCTCCCCCGCCGTCTTCTGCAAAACCTTTATCTTTGTTAACCCCAAGCTCAGGCTGCTCAGTCGCAACACCTTCATTCTGCACAGAAATTGGTCGACTGCACTGGTGGTTGATACAAGGCGGTGGAGGTCTGCCGCTGCGGGGCACATTCCAAATGCTGGTggcaaaaggaaaaggaaaaggactTGGTGGCAAACATTCTTTTTCGACGACGACGGGAATTGGCTTGGTTTGAAGGAGGACGACATGCTGGCGACGGAGGAGGAGGACTTGGATGGATCCTCCGCAGCTGCCTCCACGGAAAAAGGTGAAGAAGCTGAGAAATTTGAGGCGTGGAAGACGAGGGCAGAAGCAATCGTGGAGCTGAGGGAAGCGCAGCAGGATTTGACCAACGAGGAGAACCGCAAGTGGGAGGATTGGTTTGTGGATTCTAATTCTAAATCTACTTCCTTCTGGGAAGCATCTGTAGAGTCGGATCCTGCTCAAGAAAGGGGATTGCTTTACTCTCTCAGCAATTTCGTCCTCggaagggaagaagatgatgatgaggaCATGCTCTATGAAGACCGTGTTTTTCGCTATGCCTCACTCAATTCG GCTAAATTTTTAGCAGTATTAATAATCATACCCTGGGCCTTGGATTTTGTGGTTCACGACTATGTTCTGATGCCCTTTTTAGACAG ATATGTGAAGACCGTACCACTTGCAGCACAGTTGCTTGATGTCAGAAGAAAtcaaaagctccaaatgattGATGAATTAAAAATGGAGAGAGCAAGATTTCATCTTGAGATGGAGATTGGTAAATCTCCACCGCTTTCTGATGACGAGGTTTGGTGGGAGTTGCGGCATAAAGC ATTAGAGCTGAGAGATGAATGGAGATTAGAGAATCGTAAAGCATTTGCCAACATATGGTCAGATATGATATTCGGGATCTCATTATTCATTCTTTTATACAGCAATCAGAATAAA GTAGCATTGGTGAAGTTTACTGGTTATAAGATCATAAATAATATTTCAGATACCGGGAAGGCATTTCTAATTATACTTATCACAgatatttttttagg GTATCATTCTGAGTCTGGTTGGCAAACATTGTTAGAAATTTTTGTTGAGCATTATGGGCTTGAGGTTGATCAGTCAGCCGTAACCTTTTTCATTTGCCTGATTCCAGTCATCATGGATGCATGTGTCAAACTATGG CTGTTTAAATTCCTTCCAAGATTATCCCCAAAGGTGACAAACATATTCCGGGAAATGAAGCGTCACTAG
- the LOC103455581 gene encoding protein DAY-LENGTH-DEPENDENT DELAYED-GREENING 1, chloroplastic isoform X1, giving the protein MLIMSSPAVFCKTFIFVNPKLRLLSRNTFILHRNWSTALVVDTRRWRSAAAGHIPNAGGKRKRKRTWWQTFFFDDDGNWLGLKEDDMLATEEEDLDGSSAAASTEKGEEAEKFEAWKTRAEAIVELREAQQDLTNEENRKWEDWFVDSNSKSTSFWEASVESDPAQERGLLYSLSNFVLGREEDDDEDMLYEDRVFRYASLNSAKFLAVLIIIPWALDFVVHDYVLMPFLDRYVKTVPLAAQLLDVRRNQKLQMIDELKMERARFHLEMEIGKSPPLSDDEVWWELRHKALELRDEWRLENRKAFANIWSDMIFGISLFILLYSNQNKLLSQGAYLFSWRQFCFLFKMSAQVALVKFTGYKIINNISDTGKAFLIILITDIFLGYHSESGWQTLLEIFVEHYGLEVDQSAVTFFICLIPVIMDACVKLWLFKFLPRLSPKVTNIFREMKRH; this is encoded by the exons ATGTTAATCATGTCCTCCCCCGCCGTCTTCTGCAAAACCTTTATCTTTGTTAACCCCAAGCTCAGGCTGCTCAGTCGCAACACCTTCATTCTGCACAGAAATTGGTCGACTGCACTGGTGGTTGATACAAGGCGGTGGAGGTCTGCCGCTGCGGGGCACATTCCAAATGCTGGTggcaaaaggaaaaggaaaaggactTGGTGGCAAACATTCTTTTTCGACGACGACGGGAATTGGCTTGGTTTGAAGGAGGACGACATGCTGGCGACGGAGGAGGAGGACTTGGATGGATCCTCCGCAGCTGCCTCCACGGAAAAAGGTGAAGAAGCTGAGAAATTTGAGGCGTGGAAGACGAGGGCAGAAGCAATCGTGGAGCTGAGGGAAGCGCAGCAGGATTTGACCAACGAGGAGAACCGCAAGTGGGAGGATTGGTTTGTGGATTCTAATTCTAAATCTACTTCCTTCTGGGAAGCATCTGTAGAGTCGGATCCTGCTCAAGAAAGGGGATTGCTTTACTCTCTCAGCAATTTCGTCCTCggaagggaagaagatgatgatgaggaCATGCTCTATGAAGACCGTGTTTTTCGCTATGCCTCACTCAATTCG GCTAAATTTTTAGCAGTATTAATAATCATACCCTGGGCCTTGGATTTTGTGGTTCACGACTATGTTCTGATGCCCTTTTTAGACAG ATATGTGAAGACCGTACCACTTGCAGCACAGTTGCTTGATGTCAGAAGAAAtcaaaagctccaaatgattGATGAATTAAAAATGGAGAGAGCAAGATTTCATCTTGAGATGGAGATTGGTAAATCTCCACCGCTTTCTGATGACGAGGTTTGGTGGGAGTTGCGGCATAAAGC ATTAGAGCTGAGAGATGAATGGAGATTAGAGAATCGTAAAGCATTTGCCAACATATGGTCAGATATGATATTCGGGATCTCATTATTCATTCTTTTATACAGCAATCAGAATAAA TTACTGTCACAAGGAGCTTACTTGTTTTCATGGAgacaattttgtttcttatttaaGATGTCTGCACAG GTAGCATTGGTGAAGTTTACTGGTTATAAGATCATAAATAATATTTCAGATACCGGGAAGGCATTTCTAATTATACTTATCACAgatatttttttagg GTATCATTCTGAGTCTGGTTGGCAAACATTGTTAGAAATTTTTGTTGAGCATTATGGGCTTGAGGTTGATCAGTCAGCCGTAACCTTTTTCATTTGCCTGATTCCAGTCATCATGGATGCATGTGTCAAACTATGG CTGTTTAAATTCCTTCCAAGATTATCCCCAAAGGTGACAAACATATTCCGGGAAATGAAGCGTCACTAG